ACACTTTCCCTTTTATTTTGCCTCCTTTAGACATACGAAAATCAATGTTTTTCGCAGTATCAGAATCAGCAATCGATACAACATCAGCAGAATCCCAAGATAAAGTATTTTTGTAATACATATTTATATACCTTCCGTCATAATCTCGAGCCCAAACTTTATAATTACCCGCGGGTAAAGAGGTTATTATATAATTACCACTACTATCCCCCCAACCACAGTCTATACCATCCTGAGTGATAGCGTCAAAAGCAATTAATTCCATTTCTGGAGATGGTGTTATGCCATCTGCTTCTGTAACTCTTCCACTAATTGCACTATTCCCTTTTTTTATAGCAATCTTATTTTCATTAAATCGCCATTCTCTCGAAATATTGAGTCCTAAAAAACTCTTTGGTATATTTTTTCTTATCTCCTTATCTAAGCTTTTTGCCTCTAATTGAACAGAAAAAGACATAATCATAAAAATAAATATTAAATAATTAAAACTTTTCATTTTTCCCCTCTCTTCTCCCTTACTGTATCAACACTAGTTTCTTTACAATCTTCTGTTCCCCTGCATTAAGTTTCAGGAAATAAACCCCCGACGGATAATTCTTTGCATTCAACGATATCGGTGAATGTTCATTGGTCAAATCCCTGTATTTCTTTATAACCCTTCCTGAAAGGTCATAAACTGTCAATGTCGCCAATTTTCCCGCAGGCACATGGAATTTAATCATCGTAGAATTCGTAAACGGATTCGGGTACTGCAATAGCGAAAAATATGAAGATTTATCTTTGTTCCAGTTTGAAAAATACAGTTCCCCTTCTATTGACCTACCTATTACAAGCTGAAGCCTATGAAGCCCGCCTGTATCTGAAATTGCATTATAAATATAGATTGGTGTTTTTCTCATATCCTGTAAGCTGTCAATCAAGGTGTCATAAAGATAAACATTATAGCTTGTCGGCACATCAAGTAGAGTTGCATCAATTCTAACGGTATCACTATCATGGTCTGTCTTAACATAGACATTCCAAATCTTAAAAGTATCTGTCAGGTTTGTATTTTCTCTTATGTCTGTTTTGAATTTTTCTCCAAGGTTATGGTTCCATTCGGAGTGAGGGAAATAAAGCTGCATATAATTAGACGGTGGGGCTGGTGGTTTCGGGAAATCATAATCCAAATCAAAAGTGTCTTTTGCATCCGTTTCCGCTCCTGCATAATTTAATGTATCTCCAACAAAACTACCCGTTGCTTTTAATTTTACTCTCCAACTTGGCATCATAAACGTATCACATTCTGCCCAGCCTTCCGGTGCTTTAGAAGCTGCTCTTGTTCCTGCACTACCATCCTGGGCATTTCCTCCGCCTTTTGTGCCACCATCCACATAAACATCAAAATAATTTGGATAACTTCCTTTGTAAATAACGGCAACTCTTCCGCCTCCTGCTCCTCCTGAATAAGCCAAACCATCCTGAATTCCATTACCACCCTTTGCTGAAATACTGCCATTTAATCCTGCAATTCCACCAATTATAGTTGGGGCTTTGATAAATACTGAGCCGCCCGCTCCGCCGGCTCCTGCGTAATCTCCCATATTTCCGCCGACTCTTCCGTTTGAGCCATCAACGGATATATTTCCTTTTATTGTTATTGTTCCATCTAATGAATATAACATTACCCTGCCACCGCCTGAGCCTCCGCAATAGTAAGCAATTCCATCTCCAAATGCGTTTCCTCCACCAGAACCAATTTTATCTGGGGAACATGGCGCTGTCGTATCCGATGAACCGCCTGATGCTCCCTGATTCCCTTGTCCACCCGAGCCACCATATCCTGCTGCACCGCCACCGCTTCCACTTACTCCTGAGTTTCCGGTATTGGGACCTTGATGAGAGCCCCAGCCTTTTCCGGATGCATCTATTTCGTTCCCGGAGCTGTTTTCAATTAGTATGTTTCCTACAGTCCATATATCAATATTGCCTACTATTTTATCGCTTGAGCCACTTAACAAAGATACATTCCTGTCTGTAAAGTGAGCAAAAATGTATTCTGCCCCGTTATCAGGATTCGTAGTATCTACAACAGGAGATAATGTTATATTTAATGTTGAAGTTGTTGAGCCTGTTTGTCTGATTCGTATTAAGCCCGGTGAACCATCACAGGCATATCCTTCCGCAGTTCCACCACTTGCTGATATTTTGCCGTAAAAAGAAGTCCCACCTATATCCTCAAATTTGATAAGTACTTTCCCACCTGCGCCGCCCCCTGCAAAACTCGGAGAATCATAAGAACCATTCCCTCCGTCAGCAGTGATTTTGCAATTAGCCGATGAGCCCGTTAAAGTGCCTGTTCCTATATTGATGCTTCCTCCTGACCCGCCTGCTCCCGCATCGTCCGAGAGGGATGTGCCATCATTGCCGTTTGCGCTGATTATTCCATTATTGCCAAGCGTTAAAGTGCCTGTGCAAGTGAGTTTGATTTTTCCGCCGCCTGCTCCTCCAATACCATCTATTCCGCAATTTCCTCCGCTTGAGCCAAG
This is a stretch of genomic DNA from bacterium. It encodes these proteins:
- a CDS encoding T9SS type A sorting domain-containing protein, whose protein sequence is MKNYIRAFILFVGISGLSSTLHATRITPVDGSTYTNYAHHVIATYNSYGLTEYIHLQSAIGAAGYIDTIWFECQNNPTSPLSDIVIYLGNTSKTTFTSTSDWITSGNLTQVYSGSVSLASGWNAIVLQTPFYYNNDSNLVVMIDNNHGSIPATKPFWYYASSTNRHIYKTSYSNIDPTNPGTASGYNSEISSFRINVTPPYIHVTYPNASGISLSRGEQYNITWTSLGVERVKIDLYRGANPDAQHSIIVAGTSASSGSYSWTISSDQAPRTDYKVKISDSTSGSPNDMSDNTFTILGYTNTGGGTHELDGSSQSWTISANTDIAGEHTAITTFAVDAGITAKVKDYDSTHSTYGGLSVTSNTMNINGTLSANASGFRNNDTKTSTINPGRGDNGTGNSVGAGGGGFGGLGGHGTSVFETYFANGGYPYGDSIPDKLGSSGGNCGIDGIGGAGGGKIKLTCTGTLTLGNNGIISANGNDGTSLSDDAGAGGSGGSINIGTGTLTGSSANCKITADGGNGSYDSPSFAGGGAGGKVLIKFEDIGGTSFYGKISASGGTAEGYACDGSPGLIRIRQTGSTTSTLNITLSPVVDTTNPDNGAEYIFAHFTDRNVSLLSGSSDKIVGNIDIWTVGNILIENSSGNEIDASGKGWGSHQGPNTGNSGVSGSGGGAAGYGGSGGQGNQGASGGSSDTTAPCSPDKIGSGGGNAFGDGIAYYCGGSGGGRVMLYSLDGTITIKGNISVDGSNGRVGGNMGDYAGAGGAGGSVFIKAPTIIGGIAGLNGSISAKGGNGIQDGLAYSGGAGGGRVAVIYKGSYPNYFDVYVDGGTKGGGNAQDGSAGTRAASKAPEGWAECDTFMMPSWRVKLKATGSFVGDTLNYAGAETDAKDTFDLDYDFPKPPAPPSNYMQLYFPHSEWNHNLGEKFKTDIRENTNLTDTFKIWNVYVKTDHDSDTVRIDATLLDVPTSYNVYLYDTLIDSLQDMRKTPIYIYNAISDTGGLHRLQLVIGRSIEGELYFSNWNKDKSSYFSLLQYPNPFTNSTMIKFHVPAGKLATLTVYDLSGRVIKKYRDLTNEHSPISLNAKNYPSGVYFLKLNAGEQKIVKKLVLIQ